Proteins encoded in a region of the Nocardia asteroides genome:
- the rnc gene encoding ribonuclease III — MTDEPDSSGEHASLLAALGVDLHPDLLRLALTHRSYAYENGGLPTNERLEFLGDSVLGLSITERLYHEHPSKSEGELAKLRASVVNMRALAEVARGLGEGGLGAHLLLGKGEELTGGRDKESILADGMESLLGAVHLEHGIEVARAVVLRLFAELLERGPRMGAGLDWKTSLQELTAERGLGVPSYEITSTGPDHDKEFTATTVIGGRAYGQGVGRSKKEAEQKAAGAAYEALTAES, encoded by the coding sequence GTGACCGACGAACCCGACTCGTCCGGTGAACACGCGAGCCTGCTCGCAGCGCTAGGCGTCGACCTACATCCGGATCTGCTGCGTCTCGCGCTGACCCACCGGTCGTACGCGTACGAGAACGGCGGTCTGCCGACGAACGAGCGTCTCGAGTTCCTCGGCGACTCCGTGCTCGGCCTGAGCATCACCGAACGGCTGTATCACGAGCATCCCTCGAAAAGCGAGGGCGAGCTGGCCAAGCTGCGCGCGAGCGTGGTGAACATGCGCGCGCTCGCCGAAGTCGCCCGCGGCCTCGGCGAGGGCGGCCTCGGTGCGCACCTGTTGCTCGGTAAAGGTGAGGAACTCACCGGTGGCCGGGACAAGGAGAGCATCCTCGCCGACGGCATGGAGTCGTTGCTCGGCGCCGTGCATCTCGAGCACGGTATCGAGGTGGCGCGTGCCGTGGTGTTGCGGCTGTTCGCCGAGCTGCTCGAGCGCGGCCCACGGATGGGCGCAGGCCTGGACTGGAAGACCAGCTTGCAGGAACTCACCGCCGAGCGTGGTCTCGGTGTGCCCAGTTACGAGATCACCTCGACCGGGCCGGACCACGACAAGGAATTCACCGCCACCACGGTGATCGGCGGACGGGCATACGGGCAAGGCGTCGGCCGGTCCAAGAAGGAAGCCGAGCAGAAGGCCGCGGGGGCAGCCTACGAGGCGCTGACCGCCGAAAGCTGA
- the coaD gene encoding pantetheine-phosphate adenylyltransferase: MAGALCPGSFDPVTYGHLDVFTRAAAQFDEVVITVMINPKKQGMFTVEERMEMLRESTAHLGNVRVESWQGLTVDFAREQGITAIVKGLRDAGDFGYELQMAQMNKKLSGVDTFFIATNPSFSFLSSSLVKEVAAYGGDVSDMLPPSVHKRLVDRLAERKS, translated from the coding sequence ATGGCAGGAGCACTGTGCCCCGGATCGTTCGACCCCGTGACCTACGGACACCTCGACGTCTTCACCCGGGCAGCGGCCCAGTTCGACGAGGTCGTCATCACCGTCATGATCAACCCGAAGAAGCAGGGCATGTTCACCGTCGAGGAGCGCATGGAGATGCTGCGCGAGTCGACCGCGCACCTCGGCAACGTCCGGGTGGAGTCGTGGCAGGGGTTGACGGTCGACTTCGCGCGGGAACAGGGCATCACCGCGATCGTGAAGGGCCTGCGCGACGCGGGCGATTTCGGCTACGAACTGCAGATGGCGCAGATGAACAAGAAGCTCTCCGGCGTGGACACCTTCTTCATCGCCACCAATCCGTCTTTCAGCTTCCTGTCCAGCTCTCTGGTCAAGGAGGTCGCCGCGTACGGGGGCGACGTCAGCGACATGCTGCCCCCGTCGGTGCACAAGCGCCTGGTCGACCGGCTGGCCGAGCGTAAGAGCTGA
- the metE gene encoding 5-methyltetrahydropteroyltriglutamate--homocysteine S-methyltransferase has protein sequence MASRPRQWRNIVTVAQQKPFTATVLGLPRVGPRRELKRATEAYWAGGIDAGQLHAVARDLRQAQLTGLRSAGLDSIPVGTFSYYDQMLDTAVLLGALPARVAGIADPLERYFAAARGTDTVEPLEMTKWFDTNYHYLVPEIGPQTAFSLHPDKLLAEVREALELGVPARPVVIGPITFLKLAKATGGPALARLIELLPLYRELLRRLAVAGAEWVQIDEPVLVTDLTAEEIGLVQITYDELADATDRPAILVATYFGQPDAALTALAGTGIEGVALDFTAGTDVSAVASVPALAGKLVVAGVVDGRNVWRTDLDRALATLGTLLGSAAHVAVSSSCSLLHVPYTLAAETRLDERLRSWLAFGAEKVTEVRLLATGLNEGTEAIAADLAAARAALASRRSDSRLHDPRVRARLAALGPDATRRAPAEQRRELQRDRLRLPALPTTTIGSYPQTSAIRQARAALRKGEIDQAEYVRRMRAEIADVIALQEDLGLDVLVHGEPERNDMVQYFAEQLDGFAATEHGWVQSYGTRCVRPPILFGDVARREPMTVEWIGYAQSRTDKPVKGMLTGPVTILAWSFVRDDQPLGESARQVALAIRDETVDLEQAGIRIIQVDEPALRELLPLRAADQAAYLEWSVRSFRLATSGVSDATQIHTHLCYSEFGEVIDAIAGLDADVTSIEAARSHMEVLDDLNAAGFDLGVGPGVYDIHSPRVPSVDELTTALRAALKAVPAERLWVNPDCGLKTRGRVEVEAALRNMVAAAAAVR, from the coding sequence ATGGCTTCTCGTCCTCGGCAATGGAGAAACATCGTGACTGTTGCACAGCAAAAGCCGTTCACCGCAACGGTTCTCGGGCTACCGCGAGTGGGGCCCCGGCGTGAGCTCAAGCGAGCCACCGAAGCCTATTGGGCAGGTGGGATCGACGCCGGACAGTTGCACGCCGTAGCGCGCGACCTGCGGCAGGCCCAGCTCACCGGATTGCGATCCGCGGGACTGGACTCGATCCCGGTCGGCACGTTTTCCTACTACGACCAGATGCTCGACACCGCCGTCCTGCTCGGCGCGCTGCCCGCACGGGTCGCCGGGATCGCGGACCCGCTGGAACGCTACTTCGCCGCCGCGCGCGGCACCGACACTGTCGAGCCGCTGGAGATGACCAAGTGGTTCGACACCAACTATCACTACTTGGTTCCGGAGATCGGTCCGCAGACCGCGTTCTCGCTGCACCCGGACAAGCTGCTGGCGGAAGTGCGGGAAGCGCTCGAGCTGGGCGTGCCCGCGCGGCCGGTGGTGATCGGCCCGATCACCTTCCTGAAGCTGGCCAAAGCGACCGGCGGGCCGGCCCTCGCGCGGCTCATCGAGCTGCTGCCGCTGTATCGGGAACTGCTGCGCAGACTGGCCGTCGCCGGTGCTGAGTGGGTGCAGATCGACGAGCCGGTGCTGGTCACCGACCTCACGGCGGAGGAGATCGGCCTGGTGCAGATCACCTACGACGAACTCGCCGATGCCACCGATCGTCCGGCGATCCTGGTGGCGACCTATTTCGGGCAGCCGGATGCCGCGCTCACCGCGCTGGCGGGCACCGGTATAGAAGGAGTAGCCCTCGACTTCACCGCCGGGACCGACGTCTCCGCGGTGGCGTCCGTGCCCGCGCTGGCGGGCAAGCTGGTCGTCGCGGGGGTCGTGGACGGTCGCAATGTGTGGCGCACCGATCTCGACCGCGCCCTGGCCACCCTCGGTACGTTGCTGGGCTCGGCCGCGCACGTAGCGGTCTCGAGCTCGTGTTCGTTGTTGCACGTGCCCTACACCCTGGCGGCGGAGACACGCTTGGACGAGCGGCTGCGGTCCTGGCTGGCGTTCGGGGCGGAGAAGGTGACCGAAGTGCGCCTGCTCGCGACGGGACTGAACGAAGGCACGGAGGCGATCGCGGCCGACTTGGCCGCGGCGCGTGCGGCGCTGGCCTCGCGGAGGTCGGATTCACGGCTGCACGATCCGCGGGTGCGCGCCAGGCTGGCCGCGCTCGGGCCGGACGCCACCCGCCGCGCTCCGGCCGAACAACGCCGGGAACTGCAACGGGACCGTTTGCGGCTGCCCGCGCTGCCGACCACGACGATCGGTTCCTACCCGCAGACCTCGGCTATCCGACAGGCACGAGCCGCGCTACGGAAGGGCGAGATCGACCAGGCCGAGTACGTGCGCCGGATGCGCGCCGAGATCGCCGACGTCATCGCGCTACAAGAGGACCTGGGGCTCGACGTGCTGGTGCACGGCGAGCCGGAGCGCAACGACATGGTGCAGTACTTCGCCGAGCAACTCGACGGGTTCGCGGCGACCGAACACGGGTGGGTGCAGTCCTATGGGACGCGCTGCGTGCGGCCGCCGATCCTGTTCGGAGACGTCGCGCGGCGCGAGCCGATGACCGTCGAGTGGATCGGTTACGCGCAGTCGCGCACCGACAAGCCGGTGAAAGGCATGCTGACCGGCCCGGTGACGATTCTGGCGTGGTCGTTCGTACGCGACGACCAGCCGCTCGGCGAGTCCGCCAGGCAGGTGGCGCTGGCGATCCGGGACGAGACCGTGGATCTGGAACAGGCGGGCATCCGGATCATCCAGGTCGACGAACCGGCGCTGCGTGAGCTGCTTCCGCTGCGCGCGGCCGATCAGGCCGCGTACCTGGAGTGGTCGGTGCGGTCGTTCCGGCTGGCGACCTCCGGGGTGTCCGACGCGACGCAGATCCACACCCACCTGTGCTACTCGGAATTCGGCGAGGTGATCGATGCGATCGCCGGGCTGGACGCCGATGTCACATCGATCGAGGCGGCGCGCTCCCACATGGAGGTACTCGACGACCTCAACGCGGCGGGGTTCGACCTCGGCGTAGGCCCCGGCGTGTACGACATCCACTCACCGCGGGTGCCGAGTGTGGACGAACTCACCACGGCGCTGCGCGCGGCACTGAAGGCGGTTCCTGCCGAACGGCTCTGGGTGAATCCGGACTGCGGGTTGAAGACCAGGGGCCGCGTGGAGGTGGAAGCCGCGCTGCGCAACATGGTCGCCGCGGCGGCGGCCGTGCGGTGA
- a CDS encoding nuclear transport factor 2 family protein, with amino-acid sequence MPDPDELVRAMCRSWSDPDPDRISAYFAEDAVYHNIPMEPIVGRTAIRDFIAGFLTTFDSIDFDIHHQIAAGGVVMNERTDTLHSAGRATPLPVMGFFEVADGAITTWRDYFDMAAINRAFGL; translated from the coding sequence ATGCCCGATCCCGACGAACTCGTGCGCGCGATGTGCCGAAGCTGGTCCGACCCCGATCCGGATCGAATCAGCGCGTACTTCGCCGAGGACGCCGTGTACCACAACATCCCGATGGAACCCATCGTCGGCCGCACCGCCATCCGCGATTTCATCGCGGGCTTCCTGACCACCTTCGACTCCATCGACTTCGACATCCACCACCAGATCGCGGCAGGGGGCGTGGTGATGAACGAGCGCACCGACACCCTGCACTCGGCCGGACGCGCGACCCCGCTCCCGGTCATGGGTTTCTTCGAAGTCGCCGACGGCGCCATCACCACCTGGCGCGACTATTTCGACATGGCCGCCATCAATCGGGCCTTCGGACTGTGA
- a CDS encoding DivIVA domain-containing protein, whose product MYRVFEALDELVAIVEEARGIPPTRSCIVPRGDVLELLDDVRDALPGELDDAQDVLDHRDKIVSDARTAAEATVTGANDQAERTISSAREEADRILADAKAHADRMVAEASAHADHLVASAQEAADRVVADGNAEYEAVTGRARIESERMIEAGKAAYDRSVAEGLAEQERLVAQTEVVRAAHAESARVIDAAHAEADRLREECDHYVDSRLADFEETLASTLRTVGRGRHQLRTGAGVPDYADEFRR is encoded by the coding sequence ATGTATCGCGTATTCGAAGCGCTCGACGAACTGGTCGCCATCGTCGAAGAGGCGCGCGGCATCCCCCCGACCCGCAGCTGCATCGTGCCGCGCGGCGACGTGCTCGAACTACTCGACGACGTCCGGGACGCGCTGCCCGGCGAACTGGACGACGCCCAGGACGTGCTCGACCATCGCGACAAGATCGTCTCCGATGCCAGGACCGCGGCCGAGGCCACCGTGACCGGCGCGAACGACCAGGCCGAGCGCACGATCAGCTCGGCGCGCGAGGAAGCCGATCGCATCCTGGCCGACGCCAAGGCCCACGCCGACCGGATGGTGGCCGAGGCGAGCGCACACGCCGATCACCTGGTCGCCTCCGCCCAGGAGGCGGCCGATCGCGTGGTGGCCGACGGCAACGCGGAATACGAGGCGGTGACCGGCCGGGCGCGGATCGAGTCGGAGCGGATGATCGAGGCGGGCAAGGCCGCCTACGATCGCTCCGTCGCCGAAGGTCTCGCCGAGCAGGAGCGGCTGGTCGCCCAGACCGAGGTGGTCCGCGCCGCGCACGCCGAATCGGCCAGGGTGATCGATGCCGCCCACGCCGAAGCGGATCGCCTGCGCGAGGAATGCGACCACTACGTCGACTCCCGGCTGGCTGATTTCGAGGAGACGCTGGCCAGCACGCTGCGCACGGTCGGGCGCGGGCGTCACCAGCTGCGCACCGGGGCGGGAGTGCCCGACTACGCCGACGAATTCCGCAGGTAG
- a CDS encoding GtrA family protein: protein MTVLELPRPAAVSATSFFVPWANLYPVLPRTSVATRFGQLAHYLRGDRAFAQLIRFALVGGSSNVAYVLLFFAMHGVGPLVANVVGSVVSTVIANELHRQLTFHAAGRVGWFTAQWEGGGLALVGLGITTAALASLGVWAPGLGDAAQAAAVLAITAAVGGMRFLALRGLVF from the coding sequence ATGACTGTTCTGGAACTACCGCGACCGGCGGCAGTGAGCGCCACCAGCTTCTTCGTGCCGTGGGCCAATCTCTACCCGGTGCTGCCGAGGACATCGGTCGCGACCAGGTTCGGACAGCTCGCCCACTACCTGCGCGGCGACCGCGCCTTCGCCCAGCTGATCCGGTTCGCGCTGGTCGGCGGCTCCAGCAACGTCGCCTACGTCCTGCTGTTCTTCGCCATGCACGGCGTCGGGCCGCTGGTCGCCAACGTGGTGGGCTCCGTGGTCAGCACCGTGATCGCCAACGAACTGCACCGCCAGCTCACCTTCCACGCCGCGGGCCGCGTCGGCTGGTTCACCGCACAGTGGGAAGGCGGCGGACTCGCGCTGGTCGGTCTTGGCATCACCACCGCGGCGCTGGCCTCGCTCGGCGTGTGGGCGCCCGGCCTCGGGGACGCCGCCCAGGCCGCCGCCGTCCTGGCGATCACCGCGGCCGTGGGTGGCATGCGCTTCCTCGCCCTGCGCGGCCTGGTGTTCTAG
- the rsmD gene encoding 16S rRNA (guanine(966)-N(2))-methyltransferase RsmD translates to MTRIVAGTAGGRRLRVPPSGTRPTSDRVREALFSALDARLDFAGARVLDLYAGSGALGLEALSRGAEHALLVESDRKAAAVVRGNIADLGLPGAELRVATVASVLRLGGAGGFDVVFSDPPYAVDDAAVLADLHALTEHGWLRPGALVVLERSSRSPETAWPAGFLPAKSRRYGETRIDLAEFDPDG, encoded by the coding sequence ATGACGCGGATCGTCGCGGGTACGGCGGGCGGGCGGCGCCTTCGAGTGCCGCCGTCCGGCACCCGACCGACCTCCGACCGAGTACGGGAGGCGCTGTTCAGCGCGTTGGACGCCCGGCTGGACTTCGCGGGCGCGCGCGTCCTGGACCTGTACGCGGGGTCCGGCGCGCTCGGGCTGGAGGCGCTCTCGCGTGGCGCCGAGCACGCGTTGCTCGTCGAGTCCGACCGCAAGGCGGCCGCCGTGGTGCGCGGCAACATCGCCGACCTGGGGCTGCCCGGCGCCGAACTGCGGGTCGCGACGGTGGCCAGTGTGCTGCGGCTGGGCGGGGCGGGCGGCTTCGACGTCGTGTTCTCCGACCCGCCCTACGCGGTGGACGACGCTGCCGTGCTGGCCGACCTGCACGCACTGACCGAGCACGGTTGGCTGCGTCCGGGGGCGTTGGTCGTGCTGGAGCGTTCGTCGCGCTCGCCCGAAACGGCTTGGCCCGCAGGCTTCCTCCCGGCCAAGTCGCGCCGGTACGGCGAAACCCGGATCGATCTCGCGGAGTTCGATCCGGACGGGTAG
- a CDS encoding DUF177 domain-containing protein, with protein sequence MSAGSGSASRPRSAKRRSPDAAFVLDARSLGRRAGTMRELRRTVTTQERIGLDLIAVPVGAQVELDLQLQAVSEGVLVTGTVAAPIEGECSRCLEPFTGEVAVRLTELFAYPDSTTEQTTEDDEVHRLVDDLIDLEPVVIDAVGLELPLQPLCTPDCAGLCPECGVRMAIAGSEHRHEILDPRWAGLANFASGSPGTGSPDDGAADRDH encoded by the coding sequence ATGTCCGCCGGTTCCGGTTCCGCGTCGCGTCCCCGATCGGCCAAGCGCCGGTCGCCGGACGCGGCTTTCGTGCTGGACGCCCGCAGCCTCGGCCGCAGGGCCGGGACCATGCGCGAGCTGCGCCGCACCGTCACCACGCAGGAGCGGATCGGTCTGGATCTGATCGCCGTTCCCGTGGGCGCGCAGGTGGAGCTCGACCTGCAGTTGCAGGCGGTGTCCGAGGGTGTGCTGGTCACCGGGACGGTGGCCGCTCCGATCGAGGGGGAGTGCTCGCGCTGCCTCGAGCCGTTCACCGGCGAGGTCGCCGTGCGGCTGACCGAGCTGTTCGCCTATCCGGACAGCACCACCGAGCAGACCACCGAGGACGACGAGGTCCACCGCCTGGTCGACGACCTCATCGACCTCGAGCCCGTCGTGATCGACGCCGTCGGGCTGGAACTGCCGCTGCAGCCGTTGTGCACGCCCGATTGCGCGGGACTGTGCCCGGAATGCGGCGTCCGGATGGCGATTGCGGGATCCGAGCACCGGCATGAGATACTTGACCCTCGCTGGGCCGGGCTGGCTAACTTCGCCTCCGGATCGCCCGGCACCGGCAGCCCCGACGACGGTGCGGCCGACCGAGACCACTGA
- a CDS encoding pyruvate carboxylase, with protein MFSKVLVANRGEIAIRAFRAAYELGIGTVAVFPHEDRNSVHRLKAAESYQIGEPGHPVRAYLSIEAIIAAAKSAGADAIYPGYGFLSENPDLAAACAREGITFIGPSAEVLELAGNKARAIEAAKAAGLPVLRSSAPSSDVEELLAASRELEYPIFVKAVAGGGGRGMRRVAAREQLRESIEAASREAESAFGDPTVFLEQAVVNPRHIEVQILADQHGNVMHLFERDCSVQRRHQKVIELAPAPNLDPALRERICDDAVAFARQIGYSCAGTVEFLLDERGNHVFIEMNPRIQVEHTVTEEITDVDLVQSQLRIAAGETLEQLGLSQDAVTIRGAALQCRITTEDPANGFRPDTGRITAYRTPGGAGIRLDGGANLGAEIGAYFDSMLVKLTCRGRDFGAAVARASRALAEFRIRGVATNIPFLLAVLDDPDFKAGRVTTSFIDERPQLLTLRRSADRGTKILDYLADVTVNKPHGERPTTMYPHEKLPGIDLSVPPPDGSRQRLLRLGPEGFARALREQKAVGVTDTTFRDAHQSLLATRVRTNGLLGVAGHVARLTPELLSVECWGGATYDVGLRFLYEDPWERLAALREAIPNICLQMLLRGRNTVGYTPYPEAVTRAFVSEATATGIDIFRIFDALNNVDQMRPAIDAVRETGTAVAEVAISYTGDLSNPDESLYTLDYYLKLAEQIVDAGAHVLAIKDMAGLLRAPAATTLVTALRRNFDLPVHVHTHDTPGGQLATYLAAWQAGADAVDGASAAMAGTTSQPALSAIVAAAAHSEYDTGLNLQNVCDLEPYWEALRKVYAPFESGLPAPTGRVYTHEIPGGQLSNLRQQAIALGLGDRFEEVEAKYAAADRLLGRLVKVTPSSKVVGDLALALVGTGVSVEDFAADPGRFDIPDSVIGFLRGELGTPAGGWPEPFRSKALAGRGAAKPETPLTPADEKGLAGSSEERRATLNRLLFPGPTAEFLAHREKYGDTSGLSANQFFYGLRRGEEHRVQLEKGVTLLIGLEAISEPDERGMRTVMCILNGQLRPVSVRDRSIASEIPAAEKADKTNPGHIAAPFAGVVTLAVSEGDSVAAGDTIGTIEAMKMEAAITAPRAGTVGRVAIGAVQQVEGGDLLIELAVRESSAG; from the coding sequence ATGTTCTCGAAAGTCTTGGTTGCCAACCGTGGCGAGATCGCCATTCGAGCCTTCCGCGCGGCTTACGAACTCGGCATCGGGACGGTCGCCGTGTTCCCCCACGAGGACCGCAATTCGGTCCACCGGTTGAAGGCGGCGGAGTCGTACCAGATCGGGGAGCCCGGCCATCCGGTGCGGGCTTACCTGTCGATCGAGGCGATCATCGCGGCGGCCAAGTCGGCGGGGGCGGACGCGATCTATCCGGGCTACGGGTTCCTGTCGGAGAACCCGGACCTGGCGGCGGCCTGCGCCCGCGAGGGCATCACCTTCATCGGCCCGTCGGCCGAGGTGCTGGAGCTGGCGGGGAACAAGGCGCGCGCCATCGAGGCCGCCAAGGCCGCAGGCCTGCCGGTGCTGCGCTCGAGCGCGCCCTCGTCGGACGTGGAGGAGTTGCTGGCCGCGTCGCGGGAGCTGGAGTATCCGATCTTCGTCAAGGCGGTCGCGGGCGGCGGCGGGCGCGGCATGCGCCGGGTCGCCGCTCGCGAGCAGCTGCGCGAGTCGATCGAGGCGGCGTCGCGGGAGGCGGAGTCGGCGTTCGGTGACCCGACGGTATTCCTGGAGCAGGCGGTGGTGAACCCACGCCATATCGAGGTGCAGATCCTCGCCGACCAGCACGGCAACGTCATGCACCTGTTCGAGCGGGACTGTTCGGTGCAGCGCAGGCATCAGAAGGTGATCGAGCTCGCGCCTGCCCCGAATCTGGATCCCGCGCTGCGGGAACGGATCTGCGACGACGCGGTCGCCTTCGCCCGGCAGATCGGTTACTCGTGCGCGGGCACTGTGGAATTCCTGCTGGACGAGCGCGGCAACCACGTCTTCATCGAGATGAACCCGCGCATCCAGGTGGAACACACGGTCACCGAGGAGATCACCGATGTGGACCTGGTGCAGTCGCAGCTGCGCATCGCCGCGGGGGAGACGCTCGAGCAATTGGGTCTGAGTCAGGACGCGGTGACGATCCGGGGCGCGGCATTGCAGTGCCGGATCACCACCGAGGACCCGGCCAACGGCTTCCGTCCCGACACCGGGCGCATCACCGCCTATCGCACGCCGGGTGGCGCGGGTATCCGCCTCGACGGCGGCGCGAACCTGGGTGCGGAGATCGGAGCCTACTTCGACTCCATGCTGGTCAAGCTCACCTGCCGTGGCCGCGACTTCGGTGCGGCGGTGGCGCGGGCGAGCCGGGCACTGGCGGAATTCCGCATCCGCGGTGTGGCGACCAACATTCCCTTCCTGCTCGCGGTACTGGACGATCCCGACTTCAAGGCGGGCCGGGTCACCACCTCGTTCATCGACGAGCGCCCGCAGCTGCTGACGCTGCGCCGGTCCGCCGACCGCGGCACCAAGATCCTCGACTACCTGGCGGATGTCACCGTGAACAAGCCGCACGGTGAGCGGCCGACCACGATGTATCCGCACGAAAAGCTGCCCGGGATCGATCTGAGCGTGCCGCCGCCGGACGGCTCCCGGCAGCGGCTGCTGCGGCTGGGACCGGAGGGTTTCGCTCGGGCCTTGCGTGAGCAGAAGGCGGTCGGCGTCACCGACACCACGTTCCGGGACGCGCACCAGTCGCTGCTGGCCACTCGCGTGCGCACCAACGGCCTGCTGGGTGTGGCGGGGCATGTGGCGCGGCTGACCCCGGAGTTGTTGTCGGTGGAGTGCTGGGGTGGGGCGACCTACGACGTGGGGTTGCGGTTCTTGTACGAGGATCCGTGGGAGCGGTTGGCGGCGTTGCGGGAGGCGATCCCCAACATCTGCCTGCAGATGCTGCTGCGTGGCCGTAACACCGTCGGTTACACCCCGTACCCGGAGGCGGTGACCCGAGCGTTCGTGTCCGAGGCGACCGCGACGGGTATCGATATCTTCCGCATCTTCGACGCCCTCAACAACGTCGACCAGATGCGCCCGGCCATCGACGCGGTGCGCGAAACGGGCACCGCCGTCGCCGAAGTGGCGATCAGCTACACCGGGGACCTGTCGAATCCGGACGAATCGCTCTACACCCTGGACTACTACCTGAAACTGGCCGAGCAGATCGTCGACGCGGGCGCGCACGTGCTGGCGATCAAGGACATGGCCGGACTGTTGCGCGCTCCCGCCGCGACCACACTGGTCACCGCGTTGCGCCGCAATTTCGATCTGCCGGTGCACGTGCACACCCACGACACCCCGGGCGGGCAGCTGGCCACCTACCTGGCCGCCTGGCAGGCCGGCGCCGACGCGGTCGACGGCGCGAGCGCCGCGATGGCGGGCACCACCAGTCAGCCCGCGCTCTCGGCGATCGTCGCCGCGGCAGCGCACAGCGAGTACGACACCGGGTTGAACCTGCAGAACGTCTGCGATCTGGAACCGTACTGGGAAGCGCTGCGGAAGGTGTACGCGCCGTTCGAGTCCGGGCTGCCCGCGCCTACCGGCCGGGTCTACACCCACGAGATCCCCGGCGGGCAGTTGTCCAACCTGCGTCAGCAGGCCATCGCGCTCGGCTTGGGTGACCGGTTCGAGGAGGTCGAGGCGAAATACGCCGCAGCCGACCGGCTGCTGGGCCGCTTGGTGAAGGTCACCCCGTCCTCGAAGGTCGTCGGCGACCTGGCGTTGGCGCTGGTCGGCACCGGTGTTTCGGTCGAGGACTTCGCCGCCGACCCCGGCCGCTTCGACATCCCGGACTCGGTGATCGGGTTCCTGCGCGGTGAACTAGGCACTCCTGCCGGTGGCTGGCCCGAGCCGTTCCGCAGCAAGGCGCTCGCCGGGCGCGGCGCGGCCAAACCCGAAACCCCGTTGACCCCGGCGGACGAGAAGGGGTTGGCCGGTAGCTCCGAAGAGCGGCGCGCGACGTTGAACCGGCTGCTGTTCCCCGGCCCCACCGCCGAATTCCTCGCCCACCGCGAGAAGTACGGCGACACCTCCGGCTTGTCGGCCAACCAGTTCTTCTACGGCCTGCGCCGCGGCGAGGAACACCGGGTGCAACTGGAGAAGGGCGTCACCCTGCTCATCGGCCTGGAAGCCATCTCCGAACCCGACGAGCGCGGCATGCGCACGGTGATGTGCATCCTCAACGGGCAGCTGCGTCCGGTCTCGGTGCGCGACCGGTCCATCGCCAGCGAGATCCCGGCCGCCGAGAAAGCCGACAAGACCAACCCGGGCCACATCGCCGCGCCGTTCGCCGGTGTCGTGACACTCGCTGTGTCCGAAGGCGATTCGGTCGCGGCGGGCGACACCATCGGCACCATCGAAGCCATGAAGATGGAAGCCGCGATCACCGCGCCCCGCGCGGGCACCGTCGGCCGGGTCGCCATCGGCGCCGTGCAACAGGTCGAAGGCGGCGACCTGCTCATCGAGCTGGCAGTACGGGAGTCGTCCGCCGGATGA
- the rpmF gene encoding 50S ribosomal protein L32, whose amino-acid sequence MAVPKRRMSRSNTRSRRSQWKATAPTLITCPNRACGEKTLPHIACPSCGTYKGRQVTAAV is encoded by the coding sequence GTGGCCGTTCCCAAGCGCCGGATGTCCCGTTCCAACACCAGGTCGCGGCGCAGCCAGTGGAAGGCCACCGCGCCGACCCTGATCACCTGCCCGAACCGCGCTTGCGGCGAGAAGACGCTGCCGCACATCGCCTGCCCGTCCTGCGGCACCTACAAGGGCCGCCAGGTCACCGCAGCGGTCTGA